A window of the Neofelis nebulosa isolate mNeoNeb1 chromosome 13, mNeoNeb1.pri, whole genome shotgun sequence genome harbors these coding sequences:
- the C13H1orf131 gene encoding uncharacterized protein C1orf131 homolog encodes MAQDRGSEAPAPPGSQTLLDALLRNLYDFGETEDEAEQKRIRKKGENKRRDAGTPVTLAADPAPVPGSPVRGQRKRASSFFKELREELQCVPAVTRTSSPSGPDAPSATASPSTLRNSRERVQVIEFHSRNKKRKGKPDQDENTQTKTNILGNDVDRQEFNLEKARLEVHRFGITGYGKGKERVLERERAIMLGAQPPKNSYVNYKVLQEQIKEKKAAKEEEKRMAQDTDIFKKKKRKGQEDRRAKKKKSAPSILSSGRIGQVGKFKNGTLILSQVDIKKINSSRVAK; translated from the exons ATGGCCCAGGATCGGGGATCGGAGGCCCCAGCGCCTCCGGGTTCTCAGACACTTCTGGACGCCCTGCTCCGGAACCTCTACGACTTCG GGGAGACAgaagatgaggcagaacagaaaaggatcagaaagaagggagaaaacaagAGGAGAGATGCAGGGACTCCAGTGACCTTGGCAGCAGACCCAGCTCCTGTACCTGGTTCTCCCGTGAGAGGCCAAAGGAAGAGAGCCTCCAGCTTCTTCAAGGAACTCAGGGAAGAGCTGCAGTGTGTTCCTGCTGTGACCCGCACCAGCTCTCCTTCAGGACCAGACGCCCCTAGTGCTACGGCATCTCCCTCAACACTGAGGAACAGCAGGGAGCGAGTACAAGTGATAGAAtttcacagcagaaataaaaaaaggaaagggaagccGGATCAAGATGAGAACACACAG acCAAAACTAATATCCTTGGGAACGATGTGGATAGACAAGAATTTAACTTAGAGAAG GCTCGCTTGGAAGTGCACCGGTTCGGGATCACGGGTTacggaaaaggaaaggaaagagtccTGGAACGGGAACGTGCCATAATGCTGGGTGCTCAG cctcCCAAAAATAGTTATGTGAATTACAAGGTCTTGCAGgagcaaatcaaagaaaaaaaggcagcaaaagaagaagaaaagagaatg GCCCAGGACAcagatattttcaagaaaaagaagaggaaagggcagGAAGACAG GAGagccaaaaagaagaaatcagcTCCCAGTATTTTGTCAAGTGGACGGATTGGACAGGTTGGAAAATTCAAAAATGGGACACTGATTCTGAGCCAGGTTgacatcaagaaaataaattcctcCCGAGTGGCTAAGTGA